Proteins encoded together in one Psychrobacter sanguinis window:
- the hisC gene encoding histidinol-phosphate transaminase yields the protein MIKTMEFKLDTRLWSTKARNLTPYVPGEQPKHDNLCKLNTNENPFPPSPKVAEAIAEALVNQADQLRLYPAPESDELRQALAEAYGLNLNQVFVGNGSDEVLALVFASFFMKERPLLAPDISYSFYPVYAETFGVDLIKIPLSSDFSIETDDYRQPCSGIIIANPNAPTGILMSLEAIDKLTGEHPNAVVVIDEAYIDFADKEAVSAISLIDKHDNLLVTQTFSKSRSLAGLRVGMAFGDPSLIEALTRMKNSFNSYPLDRLAQAGALASVKDVSYFKDTCCKVIELREQLVKDLSELEFEVLPSQANFVFARPTQGNASEIAQDLREQGIIVRYFNQPRINDYLRITIGTAEQNQRLIEALKQIASV from the coding sequence ATGATAAAGACTATGGAATTTAAACTTGATACCCGCTTATGGTCAACAAAAGCCCGTAACTTAACGCCTTATGTGCCAGGTGAGCAGCCAAAGCATGATAATTTATGTAAGTTAAACACCAATGAAAATCCTTTTCCGCCTTCTCCAAAAGTGGCCGAAGCGATCGCAGAAGCCTTAGTTAATCAAGCAGATCAATTGCGTTTGTATCCTGCTCCAGAATCCGATGAGCTAAGACAAGCGTTGGCGGAAGCTTATGGCTTAAATCTGAATCAAGTTTTTGTCGGCAATGGCTCCGATGAGGTACTGGCATTGGTATTTGCTAGCTTCTTTATGAAGGAACGTCCTTTATTAGCGCCTGACATTAGCTATAGTTTTTATCCTGTATATGCAGAAACCTTTGGGGTTGACTTGATTAAGATACCTTTATCGAGTGACTTTAGTATCGAAACCGATGACTACCGTCAGCCTTGCTCAGGCATTATTATCGCCAACCCCAATGCACCAACGGGCATTTTGATGTCATTAGAAGCGATTGATAAGTTGACCGGTGAGCACCCGAATGCAGTGGTCGTCATTGATGAAGCTTATATTGATTTTGCCGATAAAGAAGCGGTGTCTGCCATTAGTTTGATTGATAAACATGATAATTTATTGGTGACGCAGACCTTCTCTAAGTCTCGTTCTTTAGCGGGCTTGCGTGTGGGCATGGCGTTTGGTGACCCTTCATTAATTGAAGCATTAACCCGAATGAAAAACAGCTTCAATAGCTATCCTTTAGATCGTTTGGCGCAAGCAGGTGCATTGGCCAGTGTTAAAGACGTGAGTTATTTTAAAGACACTTGCTGTAAAGTAATCGAGTTGCGTGAGCAGTTGGTTAAGGATTTGTCCGAGCTTGAGTTTGAGGTATTGCCTTCACAAGCAAACTTTGTGTTTGCACGTCCTACTCAGGGCAATGCAAGTGAGATTGCTCAAGATTTACGTGAGCAAGGCATTATCGTTCGTTATTTTAATCAGCCAAGGATTAATGACTACTTACGTATCACAATTGGTACTGCTGAACAAAACCAACGTCTGATTGAGGCCTTAAAGCAAATAGCCTCCGTATAA
- a CDS encoding EcsC family protein, protein MAKQSKNSKSNSKIINGVDAVGSVARSGLERFGSLLDSLNAKSGKASQFKAVDLSEYKNSTANNLLSQQTIKTSEQLLGSRFTTYSKYAKKVVPDSLFQKASDSAFSQVAKLAANWSEVDLPGQQRFKGTQALTDQERNALARDIANQNRALATIGGVTGLAGLPGMLADTLWLLLVSLRTVYQLAIVYDKPLTGKQGIKMAYAVIGSADLSKMQEKQTILATLGVAKGLVNSADNSGLRSELTKGLGIANPNVQFYAQQVDKLAEQFNFDLDGINLGWMSKFIPLLSVATTVHYNSHLIDQVIGVAKATFGPEPIMAKQALADQANSEKSDDQKNSANEDESAKDTNKKDDSTKDESKSADKSEKTDKNEQNQQKQAEADKEEQASDKESADKETAAKKSEEKAETEEGSESPKSESKQEQTSQKKDDQQDTSKEADSKSNKEQK, encoded by the coding sequence ATGGCTAAGCAATCAAAGAACTCTAAAAGTAATAGTAAAATTATTAACGGCGTTGATGCCGTAGGCAGTGTCGCTCGTAGCGGGCTAGAGCGTTTTGGCTCATTGCTTGATAGTTTAAATGCTAAATCAGGTAAAGCCAGTCAATTTAAAGCAGTGGATTTATCAGAATATAAAAACAGCACTGCCAATAACTTATTAAGCCAACAAACCATCAAAACCTCTGAGCAATTGCTAGGCAGTCGTTTTACTACTTATAGTAAATATGCCAAAAAAGTAGTACCAGATAGCCTGTTTCAAAAAGCTTCAGATAGTGCTTTCTCACAAGTTGCTAAATTAGCGGCTAATTGGAGTGAAGTAGATTTACCAGGTCAACAACGTTTCAAAGGTACTCAAGCATTAACTGATCAAGAGCGTAATGCTTTAGCGCGTGATATTGCGAACCAAAACCGTGCCTTAGCCACTATTGGTGGTGTGACTGGTCTAGCCGGTCTTCCAGGTATGTTAGCAGATACGCTATGGTTGCTTTTGGTTTCTCTACGCACTGTATATCAATTAGCGATAGTGTATGACAAGCCATTAACCGGTAAGCAAGGCATAAAGATGGCTTATGCCGTAATTGGCAGTGCAGATCTTAGTAAAATGCAAGAGAAACAAACTATTTTAGCGACTCTTGGGGTGGCTAAAGGATTAGTTAATAGTGCAGATAATAGTGGCTTGCGCAGTGAGTTAACCAAAGGGTTAGGTATTGCTAATCCTAATGTTCAGTTCTATGCACAGCAAGTAGATAAGCTTGCCGAACAGTTCAACTTTGATTTAGATGGTATCAACTTAGGTTGGATGTCTAAATTTATACCTTTGTTATCAGTAGCGACTACCGTTCACTACAATAGTCATTTGATTGATCAAGTTATTGGCGTGGCAAAAGCTACTTTTGGTCCAGAGCCTATCATGGCTAAGCAAGCCCTTGCCGATCAGGCAAATTCTGAGAAATCAGATGATCAAAAAAACAGCGCTAACGAAGACGAGTCTGCTAAAGATACCAATAAGAAAGATGATTCTACAAAAGATGAGTCTAAATCAGCTGATAAATCAGAGAAGACTGATAAAAATGAGCAAAATCAGCAAAAACAAGCTGAAGCAGATAAAGAAGAACAAGCTTCGGATAAAGAGAGCGCAGATAAAGAAACTGCAGCTAAAAAATCTGAAGAAAAAGCAGAGACAGAGGAAGGATCAGAGTCTCCTAAATCTGAGTCTAAACAGGAGCAAACTTCGCAGAAAAAAGACGATCAACAAGATACGTCTAAAGAAGCTGACTCTAAATCAAATAAAGAACAAAAGTAG
- the hisD gene encoding histidinol dehydrogenase: protein MRTLTSSDTNFDTQLTDLLAFETVNDKQLLAIVDDIINQVRHSGDDAVLALTRQFDSHPATNMQQLTLTANELKKAYEALDGEVKTALKTAAERIKDFHQRQAQSSWDYTDNLGNRLGQKVTPLDRVGIYVPGGLASYPSSVLMNAIPAKVAGVGEVIMVVPAPKGELNPLVLAAAYLSGVDKVFTIGGAQAVAALAYGTDSIPQVDKITGPGNKYVAAAKRAVFGQVGIDMIAGPSEVLVYAEGEDGDNTDWLAMDLLSQAEHDTVAQAIFVTTSSEQLKAVEQAIEKALQLLPKADIAREALQNRGALILVKDRAEGIEVINRVAPEHLELSLDNPDELIADIRHAGAIFMGRHTPEAIGDYCAGPNHVLPTSGTARFSSPLGVYDFQKKSSLIYCSVEGSKPLAQVADTLAMQEDLEAHARSARYRSGQ from the coding sequence ATGCGTACTTTAACCAGCTCTGACACTAATTTTGACACGCAGTTAACCGATTTACTTGCCTTTGAAACCGTCAATGACAAACAACTATTAGCCATAGTGGACGATATTATTAATCAAGTACGTCACTCAGGTGATGATGCCGTATTGGCCTTGACCCGACAATTTGATTCACATCCAGCAACCAATATGCAGCAACTAACTTTGACGGCTAATGAGCTCAAAAAAGCGTATGAAGCATTAGATGGCGAGGTTAAAACAGCGTTAAAAACAGCTGCCGAACGTATTAAGGATTTCCATCAGCGTCAAGCACAGTCTTCATGGGATTATACCGATAACCTTGGTAACCGTTTAGGACAAAAGGTCACCCCGCTAGATAGAGTGGGTATTTATGTACCAGGTGGCCTAGCTTCTTATCCGTCTTCAGTATTGATGAATGCCATTCCTGCCAAAGTGGCTGGAGTAGGCGAGGTAATCATGGTTGTTCCTGCGCCAAAAGGGGAGCTGAATCCTCTAGTACTGGCCGCAGCCTATCTGTCTGGCGTGGATAAGGTATTTACTATTGGTGGCGCCCAAGCAGTTGCAGCACTGGCGTATGGTACAGACAGTATTCCTCAAGTAGACAAAATTACTGGCCCTGGTAATAAATATGTGGCGGCAGCAAAACGAGCAGTATTTGGCCAAGTAGGTATTGATATGATTGCTGGACCGTCAGAAGTATTGGTTTATGCAGAAGGGGAGGATGGTGATAATACAGATTGGTTGGCGATGGATTTATTGTCACAAGCTGAGCATGATACAGTGGCACAAGCTATTTTTGTTACTACCAGCAGTGAGCAGCTGAAAGCTGTAGAACAGGCCATTGAAAAAGCGCTTCAGCTATTGCCAAAAGCGGACATCGCTCGAGAAGCTTTACAAAATCGAGGAGCGCTTATTTTAGTGAAAGACCGTGCTGAGGGTATTGAGGTCATTAATCGCGTGGCTCCAGAACATTTAGAGTTATCACTGGATAATCCAGATGAACTGATTGCCGATATTCGTCATGCGGGGGCAATATTTATGGGTCGTCATACACCAGAGGCGATTGGAGATTACTGTGCAGGACCTAACCATGTATTGCCCACTTCAGGCACGGCGCGCTTTTCTTCGCCACTCGGTGTATATGACTTTCAGAAGAAATCCTCTTTAATATATTGCTCAGTTGAAGGCTCAAAACCATTGGCTCAAGTGGCTGATACCTTAGCGATGCAGGAAGATTTAGAAGCACACGCCCGTTCAGCGCGCTATCGCAGTGGGCAGTAA
- a CDS encoding esterase-like activity of phytase family protein, protein MSPTRKSVRFTSSTPIFNTLLISVSLVGMLSSCTSAPQYQTSVSSLNKSSSQIKEQASNYASSLDKQGALLPYTVIDSSLKNGLHPTKNLEIRNGGFGSDAAAHPTNLSQFYALTDRGPNAKSKGRLGKGKLFPTPNYVPRIGLFELQADGRIKKIKEILLKDTKGHNISGLPNTENLGGTGETPYDKYGNPILMDMSKPFNKVSNPIKTDVYGLDGEGLAALRDGTFWVSDEYGPHLVHFDANGREINRINAFEADSRNNIIVNGKRILLPAEFANRRANRGMEGLTITPDQKTLVGIMQSTMDNPSKAVRKQDITRIVTISLVDGRISQYLYKQQSPQNSNSGIVALDNKTFLVIERDSTFQLKKPGAQKHIHKVTLDKATDLEAMTETASLKQDKTLGLTLNGKTLEQIVTADNGSWQTLNKAGIQPVNKTLVLDAVKAFNYPHDKLEGIWLMGQGHIGLLNDDDFATWSTKGVLEQKYLDKDQTIQDASRLYIATGIDY, encoded by the coding sequence ATGTCTCCAACTCGAAAGTCTGTCAGATTTACTTCTTCAACGCCTATTTTTAACACCTTGTTAATCAGCGTCTCATTGGTTGGCATGCTCAGCAGCTGTACGTCGGCACCCCAGTACCAGACCAGTGTGTCCTCACTGAATAAGTCTAGCAGCCAGATTAAAGAACAGGCCAGTAATTACGCTTCTTCATTAGACAAACAAGGTGCCTTACTGCCCTATACAGTTATTGATTCTAGCCTAAAAAATGGATTACACCCTACCAAAAATTTAGAGATACGTAACGGAGGATTTGGTTCGGATGCAGCCGCCCATCCCACTAACCTCTCACAGTTTTATGCCCTGACCGACCGTGGGCCTAATGCTAAATCTAAGGGTAGACTTGGCAAAGGTAAGTTATTCCCCACGCCCAATTATGTGCCACGTATAGGATTGTTTGAATTACAAGCAGATGGCCGTATCAAAAAAATCAAAGAAATTCTGTTAAAGGATACTAAGGGTCATAACATATCAGGCCTACCCAATACTGAAAATTTAGGGGGTACTGGCGAGACGCCTTACGACAAATATGGCAACCCCATCTTGATGGATATGTCTAAACCGTTTAATAAGGTAAGTAACCCTATCAAAACTGATGTCTATGGTCTTGATGGAGAAGGTCTGGCCGCTCTGCGTGATGGCACCTTTTGGGTAAGCGACGAATATGGACCGCACTTAGTGCACTTTGATGCCAATGGTCGCGAGATAAATCGTATTAATGCTTTTGAGGCAGACAGTCGCAATAATATAATCGTGAATGGCAAAAGAATACTGTTACCTGCTGAATTTGCAAACCGTCGTGCCAATCGAGGTATGGAGGGTTTAACCATCACTCCTGACCAAAAAACCTTAGTGGGTATCATGCAATCTACCATGGACAATCCTAGTAAAGCTGTCCGTAAGCAAGACATCACCCGTATCGTTACTATTAGTCTAGTCGACGGTAGAATCTCACAATACCTTTATAAACAACAGTCTCCACAAAATTCTAATTCAGGCATTGTTGCTTTAGATAATAAAACCTTTTTGGTCATCGAACGTGATAGCACTTTTCAATTAAAAAAACCCGGGGCTCAAAAGCATATTCATAAAGTGACTCTAGACAAGGCCACTGACTTAGAAGCTATGACTGAGACGGCCTCTTTGAAACAAGATAAGACGCTTGGCTTGACCCTTAATGGCAAGACATTAGAACAAATAGTAACGGCAGATAATGGCAGCTGGCAGACGCTCAATAAAGCAGGCATCCAACCCGTAAATAAGACTCTGGTTCTAGATGCTGTCAAAGCATTTAACTATCCACATGACAAATTAGAAGGCATATGGTTGATGGGTCAAGGACATATAGGTCTACTTAATGATGATGATTTTGCGACTTGGTCAACGAAAGGTGTGCTTGAACAAAAGTACCTTGATAAAGATCAGACCATACAAGATGCGAGTCGTTTATACATTGCGACTGGTATTGACTATTAA
- a CDS encoding anthranilate synthase component I family protein, translated as MIYHTFSFQNLPAHQLVPYLNHFMEQESSSLLPWHVCWLNNDSEQVIGLLPKTSWTAYKNALPQSKSITPLLDIEILKTSRQVSSDKIDAYQRSNLKTPNLTSKVESTSNNNKNSSDAIASTINSHSIIYSIEYKKWIEELIDYCKSNVNLGQNLSLNLEGQAEDRAVADSDTFQSGLMGFIGYDIGAQALAVGSKIEIAEQPCAFLAHYDIYLKPYTDKSGPDIKWALHTEDNTPQILQDSMVAYLQAFEAQLTVLLTQSVTFPSTPPALPLKPVWNFEQYTQAFNKTQQYLHQGDSYQINLTQKWQGQLSLSTFTPNDTLTHCKPCLRLVDYLPQLHHKTQAPFAGYLGITNMAPTAKKQSISEFELLSCSPELFVLFNKNAEGQQQIITKPIKGTLPRGVNAEQDEQLKQQLAMSDKDKAENVMIVDLLRNDLGKYAEVGSVNVPKLFAIESFSNVHHMVSTITATIKEEHHPLTVLFNSLPAGSITGTPKKRAVEIISELEAAPRGAYCGTLGYMNFDGTGQWNVLIRSLQADSQGKVALWAGGGITVGSECAAEYQECHDKVGNLVTVLDPQ; from the coding sequence ATGATTTACCATACTTTCTCATTTCAAAATTTGCCCGCTCACCAGCTTGTACCTTACTTGAATCATTTTATGGAGCAAGAGTCATCATCTCTTTTGCCTTGGCATGTCTGTTGGCTGAACAATGATAGTGAGCAAGTCATTGGTCTACTGCCTAAAACGTCATGGACAGCGTATAAAAACGCCCTACCTCAGTCGAAGTCTATCACTCCATTATTAGATATTGAGATATTAAAGACATCGCGTCAAGTCTCTAGTGACAAAATAGACGCTTATCAGCGATCAAACTTAAAAACCCCAAATCTAACTTCCAAGGTAGAAAGCACAAGTAATAACAATAAAAACTCCAGTGATGCTATTGCTAGCACCATTAACAGTCATAGCATAATTTATTCAATCGAATATAAAAAGTGGATTGAAGAACTGATTGACTACTGTAAAAGTAATGTCAATTTAGGGCAAAACTTATCATTGAACTTAGAAGGTCAAGCAGAGGATCGAGCAGTAGCGGATTCTGATACTTTCCAAAGTGGCTTAATGGGATTTATAGGCTATGACATTGGTGCCCAAGCACTGGCTGTTGGCTCAAAAATTGAAATAGCCGAACAGCCCTGTGCATTTTTGGCTCACTATGACATTTACCTTAAACCTTATACTGATAAATCTGGTCCTGATATAAAATGGGCGTTGCATACTGAGGATAACACGCCTCAAATCCTCCAAGACAGTATGGTCGCCTATCTGCAAGCTTTTGAAGCCCAGTTGACCGTGTTACTGACGCAATCTGTCACTTTTCCTTCCACGCCCCCTGCTTTGCCTTTGAAGCCGGTATGGAACTTTGAGCAATATACCCAAGCGTTTAATAAAACGCAGCAGTACTTACATCAGGGCGACAGTTACCAAATTAATCTGACTCAAAAATGGCAAGGACAGCTCAGCTTGTCAACTTTCACCCCTAATGACACACTCACTCATTGCAAGCCTTGTCTACGTTTGGTGGATTACTTACCTCAATTACACCATAAGACTCAAGCACCTTTTGCGGGTTATTTAGGTATTACTAATATGGCTCCGACTGCTAAGAAACAAAGTATTAGTGAGTTTGAGTTGCTGAGCTGTTCACCAGAGCTGTTTGTATTATTTAACAAAAACGCAGAAGGCCAACAGCAGATTATCACCAAACCCATTAAAGGCACCTTACCTCGCGGTGTTAACGCTGAACAAGATGAACAGCTCAAGCAGCAGCTGGCTATGAGCGACAAAGATAAAGCTGAAAACGTAATGATTGTCGACTTGCTACGTAATGACTTGGGCAAATATGCTGAAGTAGGCAGTGTCAATGTCCCCAAACTCTTTGCCATTGAAAGCTTTAGTAATGTGCACCACATGGTCAGCACCATTACTGCCACAATTAAAGAAGAGCATCACCCGTTGACGGTCTTATTTAATAGCTTACCCGCTGGCTCAATCACCGGTACGCCAAAGAAGAGAGCCGTTGAAATAATCAGTGAGTTAGAAGCAGCACCTAGAGGGGCTTATTGCGGAACGTTAGGCTATATGAACTTTGACGGTACAGGGCAATGGAATGTACTTATTCGCTCATTGCAAGCAGACTCACAAGGTAAGGTAGCCTTATGGGCGGGTGGTGGTATCACTGTGGGTTCAGAATGTGCAGCTGAATATCAAGAGTGCCATGACAAAGTGGGTAATCTAGTTACTGTATTAGATCCTCAGTAG
- a CDS encoding BolA family protein → MSMNADDLIAFLQPHYPEAFIQAANQGNKFDVRVVDASFEGKRLVQRQQAVYGLVGDIIARGDIHALNIQALTPKEWEEKQANQ, encoded by the coding sequence ATGAGCATGAACGCTGATGATTTAATCGCATTTCTACAGCCACATTACCCAGAAGCTTTTATTCAAGCGGCCAATCAAGGCAATAAATTTGATGTACGCGTTGTGGATGCCAGTTTTGAGGGCAAGCGTCTGGTACAGCGTCAACAAGCAGTTTATGGCTTAGTAGGGGATATTATTGCCCGTGGCGATATTCATGCTCTTAATATTCAAGCTTTAACCCCTAAAGAATGGGAAGAGAAGCAAGCGAATCAATAA
- the hisG gene encoding ATP phosphoribosyltransferase, protein MTDTNELLNQADSDYNGLTLALSKGRILKETLPLLKAAGIELLEDPDKSRKLIFPTSHPQVRVLILRASDVPTYVEHGAADFGVAGKDVLLEYGAKHVYELLDLKIAQCKLMTAGIKGAELPNRRLRIATKYVNVARAYFASQGQQVDIIKLYGSMELAPLVGLGDLIVDVVDTGNTLRANGLEPIDHICNVSSRLIVNQVSYKRKYSLLEPILDSFKQSIGD, encoded by the coding sequence ATGACTGACACAAACGAATTATTGAATCAAGCTGATAGTGATTATAATGGGCTGACGTTGGCGTTATCTAAAGGACGTATTTTAAAAGAGACATTGCCCTTGCTAAAAGCAGCTGGTATCGAACTTTTAGAAGATCCTGACAAATCACGTAAACTTATTTTCCCGACCTCTCATCCGCAAGTTCGAGTGTTAATCTTACGCGCCAGTGACGTACCAACCTATGTCGAGCATGGCGCTGCTGACTTCGGTGTGGCCGGTAAAGATGTGTTGTTAGAGTATGGCGCCAAGCATGTTTACGAGCTACTTGATCTGAAAATAGCTCAATGTAAACTGATGACAGCAGGTATTAAAGGGGCAGAATTGCCCAACCGTCGTCTGCGTATTGCTACCAAGTATGTCAACGTAGCACGGGCTTATTTTGCCAGCCAAGGCCAACAAGTGGATATTATTAAGCTTTATGGCTCTATGGAATTGGCTCCGCTCGTGGGTTTAGGTGACTTAATTGTCGACGTGGTTGATACAGGAAATACTTTACGAGCTAATGGTTTAGAGCCTATCGATCATATCTGTAATGTGTCTTCACGATTGATTGTCAACCAAGTCAGTTATAAGCGTAAATATAGTTTACTTGAGCCTATTTTGGACAGCTTTAAGCAGAGTATAGGTGACTAG
- the murA gene encoding UDP-N-acetylglucosamine 1-carboxyvinyltransferase, translating to MDQFLITGRSRIAGEVTISGAKNAALPLLAAMILAETPTTLKNVPSLQDVRTLIKLIAGLGITIEKQGDTVTCDTSTIENYFAPYELVKTMRASILVLGPLLARFGEAEVSLPGGCAIGSRPVDQHLKAFKAMGAEINVENGYVIAKAPEGGRLIGCEYGFDMVTVGGTENVLIAATLAKGTTVLENCAREPEVVDLANMLVAMGAKIEGIGTATLTIEGVDSLHGCEYSVVADRIETGSYLAGALMTEGDVTTRNTDPSLLLPVLQKFEEMGAVITTGDDWIRAQMTGRPKPVDIRTQPHPGFPTDMQAQLMAVCCLADGTSTISENIFENRYMHVPELKRMGADIQVDGHTAIIRGVEEFNAAPVMATDLRASMSLVMAAAAAEGETLIDRIYHIDRGYENVEEKLRGLGVNIERVNPVTDGTDSDIAD from the coding sequence ATGGACCAATTTCTAATTACCGGCCGTAGTCGCATTGCAGGCGAAGTCACTATCTCAGGCGCGAAAAACGCAGCCTTACCACTTCTTGCTGCTATGATTTTGGCAGAAACCCCCACCACATTGAAAAACGTTCCTTCACTGCAAGATGTGCGTACCTTAATCAAGCTGATTGCAGGCTTGGGTATTACTATTGAAAAACAGGGTGATACTGTTACTTGTGACACCAGCACCATCGAAAACTACTTTGCTCCTTATGAGTTAGTAAAAACCATGCGTGCCTCTATTTTGGTTTTAGGCCCATTATTGGCGCGTTTTGGTGAAGCCGAAGTATCGCTACCTGGTGGCTGTGCTATTGGTTCGCGTCCCGTTGATCAACATTTAAAAGCATTTAAAGCCATGGGTGCAGAAATAAATGTGGAAAATGGTTATGTGATTGCTAAGGCGCCTGAAGGGGGACGTTTGATCGGCTGTGAATACGGCTTTGACATGGTAACGGTTGGTGGTACTGAAAATGTTCTAATTGCAGCAACCTTAGCAAAAGGCACTACCGTTTTAGAAAACTGTGCTCGTGAACCAGAAGTGGTGGATTTGGCAAATATGCTAGTGGCGATGGGTGCCAAAATTGAAGGTATCGGTACAGCCACTTTGACCATTGAAGGTGTGGACAGCTTACATGGTTGTGAATACTCTGTGGTTGCCGATCGCATTGAAACCGGTTCTTACTTAGCGGGCGCGTTAATGACTGAAGGCGACGTCACCACTAGAAATACAGACCCTTCTTTATTGCTACCTGTTCTACAAAAGTTTGAAGAAATGGGTGCGGTCATTACCACGGGTGATGACTGGATTCGGGCGCAAATGACAGGCCGTCCTAAGCCAGTTGATATTCGTACGCAGCCTCATCCAGGATTCCCAACGGATATGCAAGCGCAATTAATGGCAGTTTGTTGTTTAGCAGACGGTACCAGTACCATTAGTGAGAACATTTTTGAAAACCGCTACATGCATGTGCCTGAATTAAAGCGTATGGGTGCAGACATTCAAGTAGATGGTCATACTGCGATTATTCGTGGTGTAGAAGAGTTTAACGCCGCTCCAGTTATGGCTACTGATCTACGTGCTTCAATGTCATTGGTTATGGCAGCAGCGGCAGCGGAAGGGGAAACCTTAATTGACCGTATCTACCATATTGACCGTGGTTATGAAAATGTGGAAGAAAAATTACGCGGCTTAGGGGTGAACATTGAGCGTGTTAATCCAGTAACTGATGGTACAGATTCGGATATCGCTGACTAG